TGCCAcaatgaaaattaagataaatatgCCACATGTAGATATTAATCACAGTTTAGATAAGATACCCCAGCATCCAACAAAGGAAAGTTGAAAATTTCTTTCAATGTTTTGGATTTAGACCAACTTTGGATGCCCTTCAGCCAATGCATATACAAAGGTCACTAGTTATAGAGCTTCTCCTCAATATCATAAAGCAGGGACACAGACTGGTCTCACATCAGTTTTTTTTATGGTATACTTACAGGTGTTACAAATCGCCAATCAAAAAATCTAGTGACAACCAATCTAAATAAAATTGGTATGCAAACAGTTCACGTCCTTTGAAATCCAAAAAGATGAATAAGGAAACacaatagagataaataaaatatagggTTTGCTTTACATCACACAAAATACGGAATGCTTTGTCAAAAACACACTTATCCTTTGAATAGCAAGCTGACAACACACCAGCAGCAATGATATTCTTAATAAAATCTCCTATAGATACTAAAATTCAACTGATAATGGCACATAAATGTTCAGTACTCTTGGAGATGTGCCGAGGTGTAATGtcctatattgaatatatttcatTAACACAAAACCCTCTGATAAATCTATAAATGAAATCTTTATCTATAACTCAAAGAATGGATTGCAGTTTGCTCATATTCTtatgtgcagaaaaaaaaaaaaaaaatatataataataataataatagataaataaataaactctttATCAAATCAAGCAAACATTCTTTTTACATGTCTTCATTATATGACAAATATTCAGTAATATCAAATGAGGTAGTAAAAATTAACTTCAGTTTACCTATGACAATTGCTTTAACTAAAATAAATATGTCAAACTATATGTGGCCttgagtttatacacacacacacacatctgtttataCACAGATATTTGCACACGTGTACAACAAACTTTTTCAATGcaaaacacagatatagatcagcGTGTGACTTCATCAGTCATCCACTACTAGCTCATCACTGTTCtagtattgtatttgttattaatttctagatattttgtatttcaatgaacattttctttttatcattacacaAAAACATGTCCACTTTGAGTCACAGAAACAATAGTCCTTCCTCAAAATATCATTGTCTACTAGGTGGTGCTTATCAATTCACTGGTGGACAAACAAATTCCATACCACACAGAGTACAAGACAGATTATCTGTCTGTGGGTAAATCTTCTACAAGTCTACTACTTGAACTGTATGCTTCCCATATCTGATTTCCATATCAACTAataatatttctttaatttcttgcAGTCATCATATTTAGCATGTAAGTAACCATTTTCTGATGAAGCATCAATCCATCTTGATGTCCTCTCAGCTTCTAGGTTTCATCCAATGTTGTCACCTTCATGATCTATGTCATGAGGTCTGGCAGTTAAACTAATGGCTAAGGTATCTTcctatgatgaatgataatatatGGAATACAGAGTAAATGAGTTCTGAAAGGGGATAAGTGAACCCTCCCCTTAAGACAGACACAAGAACAACCTTTGATTATCACAAAGGATATTAAGTTTATATAGATATGACATCAATATTTCTTTGCAGTTGGTCAACATCATATACTTAAGTGGAGATATACTTTGAACATTCACACTTTGTTCATTCATACAAACCcagcttctctctcccccaccacaaGATTTACTCTCATGAACTCCCAGCCACTTTTTCATAAATTAGGAATACCAGACAAATGTTAGGCATCACGTGCACCAGGTATGGTGACATGCCCCTGTAGAATCCTGTAATTCCTTCGTACCTCCATGTTTCTTTGATACAGTGGCGCAAGTTGTCATAATGGGCATGCTGGTCTTGCATGCGGGCACGCAAAACTTGGTATGGGTAAGTTGTGACAGCTGCAAAGAGTTTGGAGAGTGATGCAAAGCCAAGGTATTCCAGGGTTgtctggaaaaaaaggaaaatattcaatgaatataaacaatataaacaatgtcattgtataaatgtataaattagtTATAATCCTAAAATTTCAGACTTtgctaaaatgatgataatgctgataaatattaataatcaataataaaggTAAACTGAAAATCTCTAGAAATTAGCTTGTATGTGAATAAATTTCACTGAACTTTCAACATTACTAATCAAACTTACCAGTTTTGCATCAATAGGGAGATTGCGATACCTGTTGTACTTCGCCTTCATCTCTTCATAAGCCATAAACTGCAGTGCACCATGTGATACCCCAAAAACGCCAGGAACAAAACcctgtagagcataaaaaatgcTTAGAACAAATGCATTGGAAATAAACGACTGGTAATGAAGATGGATACTTTTATATTTGATTTGCTCTATTTGGATCTATGCTGATGTTACTACCAATACCTAATCCGTTCTGATGCCCTCTTTCAATAcaaaggaggatatatatatgaataggaaacatacacacaattattatAACACGAACATTATTATCCACATGCAGCCTTATATAAAGCTCACCTTGTATAGTCCTCTGACTCCTTCGTACTTGTAGGTCTTGACAAATGCATCGACCATCCCATTATACCGATGAGACTCCGCTAGAACCTTGCCTGTTCCATCAGTGTATTGCAGACATAATCTGGAAGACATTTTCTCTTGTTAGTAATTTCCAAATATCAGCTGGAACAATCATGCCAATgattgaagaaggagaaaactCATAGCATTGAAAGTTTACCTTATTTCTGCCAAATGAGATacgatatatctaaaatataacacgcatgcacatatctatcttttcttaATACAAAGACTAATATAACTTCTCCAAATTtaccaataaataaaataaacacaaccaaccaaataaacaaaatctcCACCTACTCAGAGCATCCACTCACCTGGTCTTAACAACCCAAATGGGGTTAGTCATTACGAGGGTCAGGATGCCTGCCTCTGCCGCCGCGACCATGTGGAGGCTGGGGCCGATGTGCACTTTGCTGTTGCCACTCTGGAACCATGACTTGATCATGTTGTAACtgtgggaaggagaaaaaagaggtcaGCTGATATGTGCTGGCAATAGCAATGAAtggaataccaataataatagtattgataatgttggtaatgatgatgatgatgatgatgatgatgatgatgatgatcatgatgattacaatgataattataataataaaaacaataataataaaaataaagaccgTGACATTTCTACACAAGTAATATCGCCACTTTATAAATTGTTGGAAAATTTATGGGGAGTACGAACAAATAAGTTGCATGCTGCACAGAATTCTAAAACCCCTATAATCATGAAAAATAATCACCTTCTATTAGACAACTACTAGATAAGATAAAGGAAGCAGGAGtccatctgttatcattatcagctggTGGGATAGCTACTAAAAAGTTACAAACTCGACAACTGATTACCCATATACAAGACAAAAATCACTACCCAAACTCCctcaaagagaagggggaaggaggggtggatggagatgagatgagggagagggagagggagagggagagggagagggagagggagagagagggggagggggtgggggaggggtgggagagggagagaatatgtatgggtatgtgttcagtggtgtgtgggttgtgtgcgaATGGTGtgcgggcaggggggggggggtgaaatctttattacagaggagagagaggagaaaagaggagaggaaaaaaagtagaggaaagaGAGTCGCGTCTGGGAACCTCTTCATCCATACATTCAAACTCAtcagaagaggtgggaggagacgGAACAAGAGCGGGGAGGgataacagagagaaacaaaataaacaatgaaaaaataaaaaaatcccacAAGAGTACCATCTCATATTCTAATAGTCCTAATAGAAACTATACACGGGCACACACCGTATGTTACGAAACCCAGTGCCCCGACTATGTATTATTATAAACAGTTCATCGACGGGCATCTTTCCCGAGGATCACAATGAAAAGGCCAGATAACATGGATATTACAAAACTCTGGAGATAGTATTGCTATTACGAGGttgtatacagataaacataactTATATGtaaaacacgcacatgtatacatataaagaaatcaaCATACCGATAGAAATACGAATAGAGATGGCTACCAAAATACAACGAACTCGACCATTACTTGCCCATCGATAAGACAAAAATTCACCACCCAGACTCCCTCATAATAACGACCTCAATTCTTTAGAAATATGTATAACGGATGTTCATAAAAACTACGGGCACCCATCTCAACTCACGTGAGACCTACGcctggggagtgtgtgtgtgtgtggggggggggggtgatacaaATGTTGCGACTCCTGGCAACTGCTACGGCACCGTGCGGTAAGAAGAGGCAGCAAACCTCTTTATAGCGAACACGGGCTCGTAGTGGCATTCACGTGTGGCACTCTCGACAGTCATACAATCAGCCtaccagggagagggagagggatacggATGGggcgatgaagggaaggagggagacatggagaatgagagggagatgaagggaaggagggagggtgaagaaagagagggagatggagggaagcagagagggagggagagggaagaagaaagggggagaagtgaggaagagcgagagaatgggtgtgtgtgaatctctctaGGTATGCTTCCTattacagaggagagagaagagaaaagaggagaaaagaggacagaaaaggagaggagaatagcCGCGTCTGGGAATCTCTTCAGCCATACATTCAACTTctctggaagaggaggaaggagaaggacagagagcgaggaggaaaaatagagagataaaaaaagaaaaagaaaaagaaaaagaaaaaaaaagatcacatttCTTTTCGGATATTTTCCTATCCTAAACGAAAACAACCACGGGCACACACCGTATGTTATGAAACCCTGGGCACCGAAAGGGTATTATTATAAAACCGTTCACCGGCGGACATTTTTCTCGAGGCTCACAACGAAGAGCGCAGAAAACATGGACATAATTACCATCTGGAgatactattgctactacgaGATTGTATACTGATTAGCATAATGTATATGCAATACACGcatgatatgtatttataaataaaaattaacataTCGACAGAAACATGAGGTAGACAagtacagataaatatagatattggcCATATTATCATCACAcatactaaatatgtatatatatatatatatatatatatatatatatatatattatattattatcgacagagacagatatatagataaataaaagacagaCGACTAAACAAAGGCCCCACACAAAACGAAGAACCAATTGCTTCGAAGCTACAAACGAAAACCGAGCTAAATGAACGCAGTCCGAGCAAACGAACGAGCGAACGAACCGGCAAGACTTGCCAGAAAAACAGGCATGGACATCTAAGCTTTCTAGCAAGACAACCGCACTGAATATGGCCAGGGATCACTTCGGCGAATCTTGGGGGGTACGTTGCGAAATGTCCTGTGCTCCTGCGGTTGCTACTGCTCGCGATTCGAAGGCAAGCAggagtgaggggggtgaggggggagtgaaggagagggagggggagtgagggggagtgagggagggaaggagagggaggggggagggaaggagagggaggggggaggaaggagagagggggagggaaggagagggaggggggagcgaaggagagggaggggggagcgaaggagagggaggggggagcgaaggagagggagggagggagtgaggatgggaggatggaggtaagggagggagagagaggactgggggaagaggggagaggaaaaagggaagcgaagagaatagaggaaaggagaggtggaatagggagacagaagaaagaaagaaagaaagaaagaaagaaaagaatgaaagaaaagaaacgaaaacactTCGCATGTGACGCAGTGTTAAGATAAGCGTGTCTAAATATGTCTCCGACCTCATTTTGCTAATAAAACGGTCTGACATTTACTATCAAAAGAACCTGCCGTGAGTAGAAAAATGTGAGTGAGGAGAGAATGggcaaccccccccaccccctacccaatATTTTTCCCTTCACAAGACTGGCacccatccatctcccccccccccttctcttcaacATGCCCTACACTAcgccctccccccaaaccccaaccAAGTCACGAGACTGGCACAGTGCCACAGGCATGTTCAAAAATTATACAAGTGCCTCACCCCTCGGGCACCGGGGAAATTCGGGAACCTCGCTCTGCGCTGAGAGGAAAGGACAAGGCAGGTGCTACGAAAAACGTTCAACACAAGAGGAGGATCTGCTCATTATGGTTCGGGAAATCTATTCTCACCTCTATGTATGCGGTTCGTCCCAAGACCCCTTGGTGCCTGGCAACGCGGCCAAGCAAGAGCAGCTGCTATGCATTCGATTATCCCTGGCTTGCATAACGGGTACCGGTTGGCGTACCCTCTCCCGGTGTTACGTGCCGAATGATAAGGGATATTGGTTTCGTGTTACGTAACGTGACGCTTTGCAACAACAGCGGCAGCTCCGAAACTAACGCGTTGGATTGCAAGATCTCCAAAAGCATCTTGCATAGAATACCCATTATGGCtttcaatacaaaaataaaaagtgatattatatcaactttttcttttcttttacaaattAATACAATAAAGAAATCTTTAATATGGCTTCATACATGGCGCCAGGCTTCCAAGCGGTGCCACACATTAAGAGCCAAGCTACTAGAACTAACCCGGAGCACACTCGCTAAATATCGTGGAGTGCCACGCGGTCGGCCGGGGCCAAGAAGTGCCCGCGGCAACTTGGCGAGCACCAAGTAAAAATCTGACCCTGAGCACGCAGACTTGTGCCAGACGCGCGAATAACACCCAAGTCATCACTTTCACCTTAATATTTCGAAGGGCACGTTCACCATTCCGACACACAAGGGTGGTGTCGGAAAAGCATGTGATGCCATTCAGACACAGGATGGTGTCAGAAGGGCGTGGCACTATTCGAACGCTGAGGATAGTGTCAGAAGGGCGTGTGACACCATTCAGACACACTTGGATGGTGTTCGAGTGCCGGTGCCGAATCGTTACCGAAACTTATCGCATGAAATGTCAATCCATAACAGTGAGCGCAATTCATTCAATGTCTGATTGATAGATTAGTTGAAGGTCCTCGCGCCTATAGTGCTTctgctttatttgtgtgtgtgtgtgtgtgtgtgtgtgtgtgtgtgtgtgtgtgtgtgtgtgtgtgtgtgtgtgtgtgtgtgtgtgtgtgtgtgtgtttctattgttttctcgtctcctttctcGTGTTGACGCGAATGTTGTAAATTGCATGTCTTGGAAGCCGTTCGAAGTTCGCGAGAAGTGATCACAAAGATCTTTTGGTCTTTGTGATGAAACCTAACAGTgtgcaataataatgcaaaaagaagaaaaagagatatgatGCACATTCACGATACTGACAATAAAATGCCAAAGATACAGAATTTCATGCAAAATCATTCAATactagaaaaagagggaaagcctTAAAACCAAGTGATATAATTCACATATTTTAtcaaataagataagataatataATCTGCGGCACTACTAGCTTCCCTCCTTACTCCAAGACTCCTAAATACAGACACACCTTGATAATGTATCACTGCTAGGACGATCGAGATTGATAATTTCCCACTAGGAGGGGCGACTGGCAAGGCCGTCACGTTATAAGTATCCAGCCTGTTCAAAACCTCTGTAATAAAGTTGTAAATGATGGTTCACAGTGGGATTCCAGTTCTtaatatgtacacgtatatcaCATGTAATCTGGATTCCGAAAAAAAACTGCATGAAtttatcgttttttcttttttttctaatcaagTTGGAGAGTCGGTATCGAGTAAGAGCATCACGCGACATGTCCCACTCTTATTTCAAGTAGGTAATTCGTTCTATCCTCTATTTAATATTTCCTAACCCCATTTCTCTCAAACGATGTTGCTTATTCGAGAGTTCACTGACCCAAGTGCAATGTAGGCTGGCGGAAAGGGAGAGAACAAAATGTGCAcacagcccctcccccacccccccatactCCGATATACTCTACGTGTATACACTAATATTTTCGAAATAAACGCTCCTGATCCCTGccaggaataaactcatacatgcatgcatgcgcacgcgcacgcgcacgcacacacacacacacaaacacactctcttgCAACCCAAACGCTTTCTATTAGAACAAAGCGGAAGTCTACGGCCAAGAAATCGAACGCGTACTTCATCTGCCGTGGCCTGCATCCTTAAGCCTCTTGATCCCACCTGTAATCTCATGACCAACAATGAGAGAGAACGCGCCGAGAGCAAATGTGAAATACgtgttctaccccccccccccccccccttctattaaaggagaaggcagaggaggcgTACGGCCGCGCACGTTCGGGAACAGAAGCGGCTACAGGCGGTGTTCGCGTCGTCAGCAACTTCCCTATACCCTAAATCCTTTTACTGGTCTTATCAAGACTTAAAAAGGACATTAGAAACGCAAACAAAGAAGCCATAGGcataaccacacaaacaaaaccacaaaaaaaaaacatgcccttTATGTGCTCCAGAGCGTGCCTCCGTCAACCCGGCCCCTAGCAACAAGACACAGCAgtatcccttctccttcccccttcccctcctcctctaccacgtaccgccctccctctccctcctcctccctctcctaccattcccttttttcccccacttcTCCTTTCCCAGGTTACGTAACTCGTCCGCCAGATGCCTATAACCTTGCGAGTCATCGATCGACAATTCACAGCCTCGTTTCGCTCGCACATAAaaaagaaggtatgaatgagtgagtgttagGTTGGCTGAGGTTGCAATAACTCGTGGGGTGAGGGGCGTGGGAGAAagacgggtgggggtgggggaggaggtcttgggtgagggggggaagggggaggaggtcttgggtgagggggggaagggggaggaggtcttgggtgagggggggaagggggaggaggtcttgggtgagggggggtagggggaggaggtctTGGGTGAGGGGCGTGGGAGAAagacgggtggggggtgggggaggaggtcttGGGGGAGGAGGTCttgggtgtgggggggaagggggaggaggtcttGGGTGAGGGGCGTGGGAGAAagacgggtggggggtggggaaggggaaggaggtcttgggtgagggggggaagggggaggaggtcttgggtgaggggggaagggggggaagggggaggtgccgggggaaggggtaagggaggagtgacgggggaagggagtaaaggaTTAAGGATGaatagggagtgggggtgggaggtggagggagtaaggaacgaggggaagaaggggaagaggaaggggtaggggtcgAGTCAGATAGGTAGGGATGACGTCCCTCAGTGAGCCGGATTCcctttgttttcatcttcatctttctttgaATCCAATTTTGGCTTTCGAAATTAGGTCGTTGCACTTCATGgccaaaaataattaagaaaagaaaaaaaagaaaaaaaagaaaagaaaagaaaaagaaaaaaccacGCCCACAAAAAGTCCAAAAATAACTGACACAAAAATAGATAACGTAATTACAGGAAAGATACCAGGGGAGGTACAGATAACAACGGGTAGGAAGTAAGTAAATGCCTTACGATAACCTTACAAACTACATATGTTTCCatgcgagagaaaaaataaccaaTCAACCAATAAAATAATATTCTATGGCAATCccagacacgaaaaaaaaaaacgacgaacgccttaaaaaaaaaaaaaaaaaaagagaaaacagcctGTAAGTAAGGAACTAGAACTGGTTTGCATGCAACACCCAAACCTCCCCCGTCACCATGGTAACAGATAaacattctttctttattcaacAGGTGTGGAAAAGGAGAGTATAATTCCGTAAGTACAGCAGTAAGTATATCATTAGCAAAATACAAACGAAATATATCAGccccgaaaaaaacaaaaaaacatactacACACAaaaacctggaaaaaaaaaaatatatatacatcctacaCGCTGTCAACTCAACACCTGTTTCCCCACCTGTACGGCACCAGACGACCTTCTAACACCAcctgctccccccaccccccaccccttcccctcctccccatccgtaATATCGAACCCACAACCCCGAATGGTTAACACGAGAGCCCACACCAGCCCACACTCGGTGCTCCAGCCAAGCCCCACACCTCCTGTGACGGGGAAATGATGGCAACAAGAATTCCATCAAGGGGACAGCTCCTGCCAGGGAAGGCACACGTGTCCGGTGACCGCTCGTGAAAAGGAGAAATATTAAGGATCGATCGCTTATTTCTGCTTGACCTTTCTTTCGCAAGACGCAAACCTTAATATCAAGGGCTTTCGGTAACCGTTCATTAAACCTTAGACGTAaagtttggaaaaaaagaaaaaaagaaaaagggaggaggagaaggagagggagaaggagaaggaaaaggaggaggaggaggaggagggggaagggaaagggggaggaggaggaaaaagagggagggaaaaggaaacagaatgcggtggaaaaaagggggaggagaaggagaaggaaagggaaggggaaaaggggaaaggggaaaggggggaagggaagggggaaaaagggggaaaggggaaaaaaagaaaggggaaaagaaggaaagggaaggggaaggaaaaaggggaaaaaggaaaaaagggaaggagggaaaaaaaggaaaggagaaggaaagggaagggaaagggaaagggggagaaggaaaggagaaggggaaaaaagggaaggagaaaaaggggaaaaaaaaaaaaggaaaggagaaaggaaaaggaaagggaaaaaaaaaaagggaaggagaaaaaaagaaggggaaaagaaaaaaagagaaaagaaggaaagggaagaagaagagagaactaAGCCTAAAAACGCGGGGTCATTTCGCACTGCACAAAAACATTTAACCCAGCAAATCAAAATATCCCTGCCAATGCAACTCAATGCCCGGGGCACGCAACCTATGCACCTGCAAGAAAcctacaaagagagaaaaagaaaaaaaaaaaaagcaattcggGCAATTCGGGAAACATTTCCCAAAAGGGCCCTCTGAATTTAAACAAAAAGGGGTTTATTCCCGCCGATTATTTTTTTCCAGATTGAACAAAAACCTCCTTAATCAACTTTGAAACAACAAATAGAAGCAAAAAAATACTACTATACATTTTATGATGAACCCACAAATTTTAATTCAAAACAACTACTAGAAAAATCACGCAACACCTTTAATTGTGCAAGAAACcctttataaaacaaaataaaaaaataattaataatc
The sequence above is drawn from the Penaeus chinensis breed Huanghai No. 1 chromosome 17, ASM1920278v2, whole genome shotgun sequence genome and encodes:
- the LOC125034297 gene encoding mitochondrial folate transporter/carrier-like, yielding MSRSKKYNNPFAGVRYEHLVAGVSGGVASTLILHPLDLLKIRFAVSDTSATAAKPHYTGLTQALGQILRHEGIKGLYRGVTPNVWGAGSAWGLYFLFYNMIKSWFQSGNSKVHIGPSLHMVAAAEAGILTLVMTNPIWVVKTRLCLQYTDGTGKVLAESHRYNGMVDAFVKTYKYEGVRGLYKGFVPGVFGVSHGALQFMAYEEMKAKYNRYRNLPIDAKLTTLEYLGFASLSKLFAAVTTYPYQVLRARMQDQHAHYDNLRHCIKETWRQNGVRGYYKGLLPNILRVVPATALTFVVYEHTSHFLLDLRKPEEPQQEEKN